One stretch of Chroicocephalus ridibundus unplaced genomic scaffold, bChrRid1.1 SCAFFOLD_92, whole genome shotgun sequence DNA includes these proteins:
- the LOC134509576 gene encoding olfactory receptor 14J1-like yields ITQFLLLPLADTRELQLLHFGLFLGTYLAALLANGLIITTIACDHHLHTPMYFFLLNLALLDLGSISTTVPKAMANSFWDTRAISYAGCVAQVFFFVFCAATEVYLLTVMAYDRYVAICKPLHYGTLLGSRACVHMAAAAWGTGFLNALLHTANTFSLPLCQGNAVGQFFCEIPQILKLSCSDYYFGEAGLLVVGACLGFGCFVFIVLSYVQIFRTVLRIPSEQGRHKAFSTCLPHLAVVSLFVSTGIFAYLKPPSISSTVLNLVVAVLYSVVPPAVNPVIYSMRNQELKDALRKLAQWKFFFQ; encoded by the coding sequence atcacccagttcctcctcctgccattggcagacacacgagagctgcagctcttgcacttcgggctcttcctgggcacctacctggctgccctcctggccaacggcctcatcatcaccaccatcgcctgtgaccaccacctccacacccccatgtacttcttcctcctcaacctcgccctccttgacctgggctccatctccaccactgtccccaaagccatggccaattccttctgggacaccagggccatctcctatgcaggatgtgttgcacaggtctttttctttgttttctgtgctgcaacagaggtttatcttctcactgtcatggcctatgaccgctacgttgccatctgcaaacccctgcactacgggaccctcctgggcagcagagcttgtgtccacatggcagcagctgcctggggcactgggtttctcaatgctctcctgcacacggccaatacattttccctacccctctgccagggcaatgctgtgggccagttcttctgtgaaatcccccaaatcctcaagctctcctgttcagactACTACTTcggggaagctgggcttcttgtggttggtGCCTGTTTAGGctttggatgttttgttttcattgtgctgtcctatgtgcagatcttcaggaccgtgctgaggatcccctctgagcagggacggcacaaagccttttccacgtgcctccctcacctggccgtggtctccctgtttgtcagcacaggcatttttgcttacctgaagcccccctccatctcctccacagttctaaatctggtggtggcagtgctgtactcagtggtgcctccagcagtgaaccccgtcatctacagcatgaggaaccaggagctcaaggatgccctaagGAAACTGGCTCAATGgaagttttttttccaataa